One window of the Asticcacaulis sp. SL142 genome contains the following:
- a CDS encoding glycosyl hydrolase 115 family protein: protein MKAVLIAVGLLMLPWAALACETPVSVCEQGAKGSFNLIRGGQHMTVYVDSGADSAVRRAADDFRADLERVGGKPAALIGDISTANAPVVIIGVIGQSPVIDKLVADKKINVDKVRDQWEAYTQTVVDNPMPGVKQALVIAGSDRRGAIFGTYDLSAKIGVSPWYWWADVPVVQKTDVYVTAGAVHDQPKVKYRGFFINDEEPAFGNWAREKFGGINSKLYEHVFELNLRLKGNYLWPAMWGKAFNDDDPQNTVLADEMGVIIGTSHHEPMARAHDEWHRNKDKGVTGGKWDYNTNAANLRTFWRGGIERIQRPDGSLRDNIITLGMRGDGDEAMTEGTATQLLETIVADQRKIIADVTGKPASETPQVWALYKEVQDYYDQGMTVPDDVILLFADDNWGQIRRLPTKDKNRTGGYGVYYHFDYVGGPRNYKWLNTNQIEKVWQQMDLAYASGADQLWIVNVGDIKPMEYPLSFFMDMAWNPQAMTPEALKAYPERWAAQQFGKKYSVRVGKILTEYSQYNARRKPELLNEATFNLENYYEWGSVTAEYSGLISNVSDVEKDIKAIYDDAFFQLVRHPVLAGFNIYRLYESVALNRYYAGFNDPLAIEFAEEAKAAFETDQWISDAYHKVANGKWNHMMSQTRIGYTGWQQPEQNVMPKVVDINAKTATGRAAVSPADVLHEGWGPFPYSGQPFIEEDGYVSIEAEHFARKVDGKGVKWTIIPHLGRTLSSVIAMPQNAPSSDPKTGMRLEYDLTLTKDADAQFHIYLVPTLDTGGQGGLKFGISVDDGPVMVQSFDLIPDQPDWNKAVSDNAHVVKVPLSGLKVGAHTLKFWRIDGNVVLQKLVLDTGGLKPTYLGPPESQTAR from the coding sequence ATGAAAGCGGTCTTAATCGCGGTGGGATTACTGATGCTGCCGTGGGCGGCGCTGGCGTGTGAGACGCCGGTCAGTGTTTGTGAGCAGGGCGCAAAGGGCAGTTTCAATCTGATCCGCGGCGGACAACACATGACCGTCTATGTTGATTCCGGGGCTGATAGCGCGGTGCGTCGTGCAGCGGATGATTTCAGGGCTGACCTTGAGCGGGTTGGTGGCAAACCGGCGGCGTTGATTGGCGACATATCAACCGCTAACGCGCCAGTGGTGATCATCGGGGTGATCGGCCAAAGTCCTGTCATTGACAAGCTGGTTGCCGATAAGAAAATCAATGTTGATAAAGTGCGCGACCAGTGGGAAGCCTATACCCAAACCGTGGTTGATAATCCCATGCCGGGTGTCAAACAAGCGCTGGTGATCGCGGGATCTGACCGGCGCGGGGCGATCTTTGGCACCTATGATCTGTCGGCAAAAATCGGCGTGTCGCCGTGGTACTGGTGGGCCGATGTACCGGTTGTGCAAAAGACGGATGTCTATGTGACGGCGGGCGCGGTGCACGACCAACCCAAGGTCAAGTATCGCGGCTTTTTCATCAATGACGAAGAACCGGCCTTTGGCAACTGGGCGCGCGAAAAGTTCGGCGGCATTAATTCAAAGCTTTATGAGCATGTGTTTGAGCTGAACCTGCGGCTGAAAGGCAATTATCTGTGGCCGGCCATGTGGGGTAAGGCGTTTAACGACGACGACCCGCAAAACACGGTGCTGGCCGATGAGATGGGCGTGATCATTGGCACCTCTCACCATGAACCTATGGCCCGCGCCCACGACGAATGGCACCGCAATAAGGACAAGGGCGTCACCGGCGGCAAGTGGGATTACAACACTAATGCCGCCAACCTGCGCACGTTTTGGCGTGGGGGTATTGAACGTATTCAGAGGCCGGATGGGAGCCTGCGCGACAACATAATAACCTTGGGGATGCGCGGTGACGGCGACGAAGCCATGACCGAAGGCACGGCCACACAACTGCTGGAAACCATTGTCGCCGATCAGCGCAAAATCATTGCTGACGTTACCGGCAAACCGGCGTCTGAGACGCCGCAGGTCTGGGCGCTGTATAAGGAAGTGCAGGACTATTACGATCAGGGCATGACCGTGCCGGACGATGTCATCCTTCTGTTTGCCGATGATAACTGGGGGCAGATAAGGAGATTGCCGACCAAGGATAAAAACCGCACGGGTGGGTACGGCGTCTACTATCACTTCGATTATGTCGGCGGGCCGCGAAACTATAAATGGCTCAATACCAACCAGATCGAAAAGGTCTGGCAGCAGATGGATCTGGCCTATGCCTCAGGGGCCGATCAACTATGGATCGTCAATGTCGGTGATATCAAGCCGATGGAATATCCGCTGTCGTTCTTCATGGACATGGCCTGGAACCCCCAAGCCATGACACCTGAAGCGTTAAAGGCTTATCCCGAACGCTGGGCCGCCCAACAGTTTGGAAAGAAATATAGTGTACGTGTCGGTAAAATCCTGACCGAATACAGTCAGTACAATGCGCGTCGAAAACCGGAATTATTGAATGAAGCCACCTTCAATCTGGAAAACTACTACGAGTGGGGAAGCGTTACCGCGGAGTATTCTGGACTGATCAGCAATGTCTCAGATGTCGAAAAGGATATCAAAGCTATTTATGACGATGCCTTTTTTCAGTTAGTAAGGCACCCTGTATTAGCGGGCTTTAATATTTATCGGTTGTATGAAAGCGTAGCTCTAAACCGTTACTATGCAGGATTTAATGATCCTCTGGCCATAGAATTTGCGGAAGAAGCCAAGGCTGCTTTTGAAACCGACCAATGGATAAGTGATGCTTATCACAAGGTTGCCAACGGGAAATGGAACCACATGATGTCGCAAACGCGCATCGGTTACACGGGGTGGCAGCAACCAGAACAAAACGTAATGCCTAAAGTGGTTGATATTAATGCTAAAACGGCAACGGGAAGAGCCGCTGTTAGCCCTGCCGATGTCCTCCACGAGGGCTGGGGGCCTTTCCCTTATTCTGGTCAGCCATTTATAGAAGAAGATGGTTACGTCTCAATCGAGGCCGAGCATTTCGCCCGCAAAGTCGATGGAAAGGGCGTCAAATGGACGATCATTCCGCATCTTGGGCGCACTCTATCATCAGTGATCGCCATGCCTCAGAACGCGCCTTCGTCTGATCCGAAAACAGGGATGCGCCTCGAATACGATCTGACCCTGACTAAGGATGCCGATGCGCAATTTCATATCTATCTGGTGCCAACGCTGGATACAGGCGGGCAGGGCGGCCTGAAGTTCGGTATCTCCGTCGATGACGGGCCGGTTATGGTGCAAAGCTTTGACCTCATCCCCGATCAGCCGGACTGGAATAAGGCGGTGTCTGATAATGCCCATGTGGTCAAGGTGCCGCTTAGCGGGCTCAAGGTCGGGGCGCATACGCTGAAGTTCTGGCGGATAGATGGCAATGTCGTGCTGCAAAAGCTGGTGCTCGATACCGGTGGTTTGAAGCCGACTTATTTAGGACCGCCCGAAAGCCAAACGGCCAGATAA